CGCATCGATCTCGAGAACGACGCCTACCGGCTCGAAGTCGAGGGATGGGCGCTGCAGGCCGGACGCGTGCGCTCCCCGGTCGCCGCGGCGACGATCCGCGGAAGGCTGTCGGAGCTCTGGAAAGGGATCGGAGGGGTGGGGACGGACCGCCGCATCTTCCCGCTCCAGTCCCTCGTCTCCGCCCCGACGCTGTTCGTGACGAAGGCCACGTTCAGCTGACGAGCTCGACGCCCCCGCTCAAACAATACACGACGGCGACTCCGGGAGCGTTCGTGAGCGTCACGAACGCGACGGTGGCGGCGGCTCCTCCTGCTGCATCGCCGGATTCGGCGCGTTTTCGTCCTCGGGAGGGGCGGGAATGGCGGCGGGAGGCGGCGCCGGGGCGACCACCTGCTGCTGGGGAGGCTGCCGATTCCGCCGGAACCGATCGAGGAGCTGCTGGCGACGGGCGTCGGCGGGCGTCGTCGGCGCGGCTTTTCCGCCGATCAGCGGGGCCGTGGTCGGCGAACCGGTTCCCACGAGCGCGGCCGGCTCGCCCTCCTCGGGCTCCTCGTCGAGCTCCGCCGTGTCCACCGGCCGCTGGGGGTGCAGACGTTCCCAGACGGCGCGATCGGAGAAGCTCTCCGCGTCGGCCACGTCCACGCCGGCAAGGTCGCGATCGTAATTCTCGAGCGAGGCCAGATAGAGGAGCCGCGTCTGGACGGCGAGCGGATTCCGCGACGGCCAGCGGAGCGACGGATCGATCCGGAGCGCCTTGGCATACTCGCGGATCGCGTCCTCGTTGCGGCCGTCCTTCTCGAGGAGGAATCCGAGATGGAAGCGGGAGAGAGGAAAACCGGGCTTCCGCTTGATCGATCGCTCGTAGGCCTTGATCGCGTCCCCGGACTTCCCCTCCTTCTCCCAGAGGAGGCCCTCGTTGTAGTCGGCGAGAAAGAACTCGCGGTCGAGCTTCGCGGCCTTCCGGTACTGGTCGGCCGCCTCCTTCGCGAAACCGCGCCGGGCGAGCAGGTTCCCCAGATCGTTGCGGAGGCCCGGATCGGAGGGATGCGCTCGGACTTTCGCCGTGAGATCCAGGATCTCGCGATCGAGGAGATCGCCGCTCGAGAGATACGGCTCGTAGAAGGCGGCGCCGCGGCGTTTACCGGTCGACGGCGCCTCGGGAGCCGGCTCGGGCGCCGGAGGAGCCGCCGCCGCCGGTGGGGCGGCCTGCTGGACCGGGGCGGGGGGCGGGGTCGTTCGCGCCGCGGGGTGCGGCGTCGGCCGCGCCGTGAAGGGCGAGCCGACGGCGCTGGACGGCGCGCTCGGAGTCGTGGTGGACGCCGGAGGAGTCGCCGGCGGCGCCGGGACGTTCGACGTCGGCGACGACGAGGCGTCGGGAATCGTCGTCAACGTCGTCGGAATTCCGGGTTGGCCCGAGACGCCGGTCTGCGCGAAAGCCGCGGCGCTCACGGCGAACGACGCCGCGGCGGCCGCGATCACGATTCGAGAATTCATGCCGTCTTCCCTTTCGATGGACGGGCGATCAGGCGCACCCGGCCCCCGTCTCCGGCGACCTCGAACTCCCACCCCGTCCTGCCCGTTTTTGCCGCCAGAGCCTCCCGCTCCTTCGCGAGCTGGTTTTGGAATTTCTCGAAGCTCAGCTTCGATACGTCTTCGCCGTTTTCCCGGCGCGCCTGGACGAAGCGGGCGAACAGAGCTTCGTCGGGCGTGCGCGGCGCCTCCGGGTGTACGGAGGAGGAGGGCCGGGCGTTGGCCGGCGCCGCGGCGGCGCCCCGGGCGAACCGGCCCCGGCCTTCCTCCTTGTCGCGCACGGCGCGTTCCCAGTGCTCCAGCTGGCTGTTGTACCGCCCGAGCACCGTGTTCAACCGGTACCGGTCGGCCGGCGAGTCGATCTTCTGGGCGGAAAGCGCGCGCGCCATCTCCTGGAGGCGTCGGCGGCTTTCCGCCGGGAGCCGGCTGTTCGTCCCGTAAAGGAACACGTCGTATTCCCTCCCGACCCGGATGATCGCCTCTTCGAACGCGGTGAAGTCCTTCTCCAGCGAAGACATCTGCTAACCTCCCCATTCTAACGGCTATGAGGTGCGCGTCGTCTTCTTCGCCGGGCCGCAAGACGCCCCTGGCGGCGTC
The DNA window shown above is from Thermoanaerobaculia bacterium and carries:
- a CDS encoding tetratricopeptide repeat protein, with the protein product MNSRIVIAAAAASFAVSAAAFAQTGVSGQPGIPTTLTTIPDASSSPTSNVPAPPATPPASTTTPSAPSSAVGSPFTARPTPHPAARTTPPPAPVQQAAPPAAAAPPAPEPAPEAPSTGKRRGAAFYEPYLSSGDLLDREILDLTAKVRAHPSDPGLRNDLGNLLARRGFAKEAADQYRKAAKLDREFFLADYNEGLLWEKEGKSGDAIKAYERSIKRKPGFPLSRFHLGFLLEKDGRNEDAIREYAKALRIDPSLRWPSRNPLAVQTRLLYLASLENYDRDLAGVDVADAESFSDRAVWERLHPQRPVDTAELDEEPEEGEPAALVGTGSPTTAPLIGGKAAPTTPADARRQQLLDRFRRNRQPPQQQVVAPAPPPAAIPAPPEDENAPNPAMQQEEPPPPSRS
- a CDS encoding MXAN_5187 C-terminal domain-containing protein; its protein translation is MSSLEKDFTAFEEAIIRVGREYDVFLYGTNSRLPAESRRRLQEMARALSAQKIDSPADRYRLNTVLGRYNSQLEHWERAVRDKEEGRGRFARGAAAAPANARPSSSVHPEAPRTPDEALFARFVQARRENGEDVSKLSFEKFQNQLAKEREALAAKTGRTGWEFEVAGDGGRVRLIARPSKGKTA